Proteins encoded by one window of Deltaproteobacteria bacterium:
- a CDS encoding prevent-host-death protein, with translation MLTSSKAQLKAKMLEIFRRIEKTGEELIVTDRQKPVLRVIPYHQKKSVHEVFADLRGKVRAPKKKDLELPTLGEWKDL, from the coding sequence ATGTTAACCAGTTCTAAAGCTCAATTAAAGGCAAAAATGCTTGAAATCTTTAGGCGGATTGAGAAAACGGGTGAGGAGCTTATCGTTACAGATCGCCAAAAACCTGTATTACGCGTTATCCCCTATCATCAAAAAAAATCAGTCCATGAGGTTTTTGCTGATTTGAGAGGCAAGGTTCGCGCCCCTAAGAAAAAAGACCTCGAACTTCCTACTCTTGGGGAATGGAAAGATTTATAA
- a CDS encoding type II toxin-antitoxin system VapC family toxin, whose translation MLLLDTCTLIWWTLFPEELSKRAKTLLEQRDILVAVCSISIWEFGIKVKKRQLAYHQSVGHYVEHLQQIENFKIIPMDEKIWIKTLELNWKHKDPADRSIVATALIHQVPLITPDRAIKAFYSKTIW comes from the coding sequence ATGCTGCTCCTCGACACCTGTACGCTCATTTGGTGGACTTTATTTCCAGAAGAGTTATCGAAAAGGGCAAAAACCTTGCTTGAACAAAGAGATATCCTCGTAGCTGTTTGTTCTATATCCATCTGGGAATTTGGCATTAAAGTGAAGAAGCGGCAACTTGCCTATCATCAATCCGTTGGCCATTATGTAGAACATTTACAGCAGATCGAGAATTTTAAGATCATCCCCATGGATGAAAAAATTTGGATTAAAACACTCGAACTGAACTGGAAACATAAAGACCCTGCTGATCGTTCGATTGTAGCAACGGCCCTTATCCACCAAGTTCCGCTCATTACTCCTGACCGAGCCATTAAGGCCTTCTATTCCAAGACAATTTGGTAA